The genomic window AATCATGGTAGTTGATGCGCTCGTACAATTCCATACGGGTCTGCATGGTGTCGACCACATTTTTCTGAGTACCGTCGCGGCGGATCGCGCCATAGACGTTTTCAGCCGCCTTGTTCATGGCACGGAAAGCGGACAAGGGATACAGCACCAGACCAACATCGACCGCGGCTAACTCTTCCACCGTGTATAAAGGGGTAGCACCGAATTCGGTGATATTGGCCAGGATAGGCACCTTCACGGCACTGGCGAACTGCTTGTACATCGCCAGTTCAGTAATCGCCTCAGGGAAAATCATATCGGCACCGGCCTCCACGCAAGCCAAAGCGCGTTCTATGGCTGACTCCAGACCTTCCACCGCCAGCGCATCGGTACGTGCCATGATGACGAAATTCTCATCAGTACGCGCATCCACCGCCGCCTTGATACGATCGACCATCTCTTGCTTGCTAACGATCTCTTTGCCTGGGCGGTGACCACAACGTTTGGCACCGACCTGGTCTTCAATATGGATGGCGGCGGCGCCGAACTTGATCATGGATTTGACGGTACGCGCCACGTTAAAGGCGGATGAGCCAAAACCGGTATCGACGTCGACCAGCAAAGGCAGATCGCAGACATCAGTGATGCGGCGCACATCGGTCAGCACATCATCGAGATTGGAAATACCCAGATCCGGCAAGCCCAGCGAACCGGCAGCAACGCCGCCACCGGAGAGATAGATCGCCTTAAATCCAGCGCGTTTGGCCAGCAAGGCATGATTGGCATTAATCGCACCAACCACTTGTAGCGGAGATTCTTCTTGCATCGCCTTGCGGAAGGCGGCACCTGCGGAGTATTGGCTCATACGGTCTCTCTTTGATAAAAGTTGAGGTGAAAAATTACAACTAAGTGTAATCAAGTTTCCTGTTAGCCTTTCCTACTGCAATCAACGTGCCAGCTTTCTAAAACCGCGGAAAAATAGGCTGCTTCGTATAGAAATCAAAGACTTAAAAAAGACAAACAAGAATCAGCTCTTGCATACGTTCAATACAATGTTTCATAATGACGTTTCAAATGAAACACTGAAACATTATTATGAAACACAGCCCGCCTATAATCAGAGACAGCAGAGAAAGCAACGACAAGCCCGTCATCTGGACCGTTTCTATCTCGCGCCTGTTTGATCTGTTTCGCGATATCATGCTCGAATACGATGTCAGCGCCGAGATAGAACCTATCCATCTGGGCTTTGAAGAGGCTGCCCAATACATACGCGAACGCCTGCAGACCGAGCGCTGCGATGCGGTGATTGCGGCAGGTTCCAACGGTGCTTACCTAAAGAGTCGCCTACCAATACCCGTGATCATCGCCAAAGCTAGTGGCTTTGATGTGATGCAAGCTTTAGCCCGAGCCCGCCAGGTCTCGCCCGAAATTGGCCTAGTCACGTATCAGGAAACCATGCCGGAACTGGTCGAGTTTAAAAACACCTTCGGCTTCAAGCTAGAACAGCGCACCTACGTCACCGAAGAAGATGCCAAGGCGCAAATCAGGGAGTTAAAAAGCAGCGGCATTAAAGCCGTGGTCGGCGCCGGACTCATTACCGATCTGGCCGAAGAAGCTGGTCTGACCGGTATCTTCATGTATTCGGCCACATCGATCCGACTGGCCTTCGACGACGCACTGGAAATCGCCCGCATCACGCGACTCGAAGCGGCGCGCGGCAGGCAAAATCCGGCCGCTGAATCGCTCAGGGCGCGCCACAGCATCAAGGATTTGCGCGGAGAATCAGAGACCATGCAGAACTTGCGGCATTCCATCATGCTGTTTGCCAAGTCGCCGGCCACCGTCTTATTGCAAGGAGAAACCGGCACCGGCAAAGAATTGGCAGCCCAGGCCATACACAGCGAGAGTCCACGCGCGCGCCAAGCTTTTGTTGCCGTCAATTGCGGTGCGCTGGCCGAGTCTTTGCTCGAGTCTGAGCTGTTTGGTTACGAAGAAGGCGCCTTCACAGGAGCTAGGCGTGGCGGCCACGCCGGTTTGTTTGAAACGGCGCATAGAGGCAGCCTGTTTCTGGACGAAATCGGCGAAATGCCGCTGAGTCTACAAACCCGCTTGCTGCGCGTACTGGAAGAGCGTGAAGTGGTCAGGGTGGGCGGCGTACGCCCTATTCCCGTCGATGTTCGAATTATCAGCGCCACCCACTGCGATCTGGAAAGCCGCATGCGTGAAGGCCGTTTTCGCACCGATCTGTTTTATCGTTTAGCCGTATTACGACTCCACATCCCTGCCCTGCGCGAACGCCAGGACGATCTGGTGCCCTTGGCAGTATGGTGCCTGAAACATGCCTTGGCCGCCATGGGCGCCCGCCCCCACCCCAATTTGCAGGCCGAGGTGGAGGCCTGCAGTGAGTTGTTCAGGCAATATCCATGGCCAGGCAATGTACGCGAAATGCGCAATATGATGGAGCGCCTCGCCTTGTTTCTAGCGGCCGAGCCCTTGCAAGCCCTGACACCAAGCTTTGTCGCAAAAATCACACCTGAAATGTTAAGTATCGTCAATTCAACGCCTCCCAACATTGCCCCCGAAGAAGTGCAATCCTTAGTTGCCGTCATGGAAAAATTCAATCACAACAGAGAGCGCGTCGCCGAATACTTAGGAATCAGCCGCACCACGCTGTGGCGACGCCTCGCGCAACTGAAAAACAAGAACAACATGAGCTGAAAAAATCCCTATAGCGCAGCCCCCATGTTCAGGTAAAATCGAAAAATCAATGACCAGCCAAATAGCCAAACATGAACACCGAGCACACTCCAAAAAAACTGCTGATTGTTGACGACAGCAAGGTATCGCGCATGGTCATCAAGGCGCACGTCTTGGCTAAACACGAAGACTGGAAAATTATTGAAGCGGCCAGCGGCGATGCTGCCGTACTGCTAGTTGACCAAGACACCCCCGACTACTGCACCATGGACATCAATATGCCAGGCATTTTGGGCACCGATGCAGCCGAACAAATTTTAGCCAAACATCCGTCCATGCGCATCGTGATTTTTTCGGCGAACATACAAGAAAGCTTTCAAAACCGTGCCATGGCATTGGGTGCGACCTTTGTCGCCAAACCGGTCACAGAAAAATCGATAGCGCATGCCCTTGCCCATTTTGCAGGTGAATAATGGATAGCCTGAGCGAACTCCATCTCGATGCGCTGACTGAAGTATTCAATGTCGGTGCTGGTCGTGCGGCGGCTAGCCTCTCCGAAATCGTCGGTGACGAAGTCAAACTCTCGGTGCCATCGATAGAAGTAAAGAAAAGCTCGGAGGCCGATAGCTCTGTGATTGCACTTAACAGCGCCAGATTTGGTGCGGTCAGTCAGCAATTCTCCGGCCCTTTTGACGCCGAAGCGGTACTCTTGTTTACCGAAGATCATGCGCTAGAGATCGTGCGCGACATGATGGGCTCACAAATGAGCATAGAAGAACTGGCCGAGTTTGAACAGGAGGCCATGTGCGAACTAGGCAATATCATCCTCAACGCCTGCCTCTCAGCCATGGCAGACATGCTCAGCATCTCGCTCAACAGCTCATTGCCCACGTATAGAATCGCCACCACAGAAGAGATCTTCAAGGGCATCAGCAACAGCACCGATCAACCTTACATTTTGGTTTTGCACATAGATCTGACGATAGAAAAACGTCACTCGGAAGGTCACCTCATTTTCTTGCTGAGCTCCAAGTCATTACGCAATCTGGTGGTACAAATAGACCGTTTTCTAGGGGCAATTTAGTGGCGACGACGCAACTTTCCGGGGTTAATCCTGCCGACATACTTAAGCTCATCAGTATGGGTTTGATCGTGGTCGATAGCGAAGAAAATATACTCTTATGGAATGACTGGGTCGCTAAAAGCAGCGGCATCCCCGAAGATCAAGCGCTCCACAAAAAAATCACCGAGGCGTTTAAAGAATCGCCTACGCCGGCATTTTTATCGGCTTTGCGCAACAGCCTAAGTTACGGACTACCAGCAGTCTTATCCAATGCCCTGCATCGTTCGCCGCTGGCTTTGTATGCCGCCGATGCAGATCAAGAAAAGCAAAGGATACATCAATCGATAGCGATCACAGTGCTGGCGCAAGCCGATGGCAAGCGCTGCTGCCTGATACAGATTTCCGATTCCAGCAACTCCATCAAACGCGAGAAAATGTTGCGCTCGCATTCAGAAATTTTGAAACGCGATGCCACCACCGATAGTCTCACCGGCATCTATAACCGGCGCTTTTTTGATGAGCATTACAAGATGGCCTTGGGAGTATCCATACGCCAAAAACTGCCCTTATCGGTCTTCATGGTGGACATCGATTTCTTTAAAGAATACAACGATTACTATGGACACCCCCAAGGTGATAAAGCCTTGATCAGCGTGGCGCAGACCTTAAAAGCACAATTAGCCCGCGCGACTGATGTACTGGCGCGCTATGGCGGCGAAGAGTTCATCCTGATTTTGCCGAATATGCCGCAAGATCATGCCCTGCCCTTTGCCGAACGACTAAGAGCTGCGATCTGGGATGCCAGCATCCCGCATTTAAAATCGAAAATCGCCAGCCAATTGAGTATCAGCATAGGCGTCAGCACCTACGATCAAATCAATCATGGCGATGTTAAATCACTCGTACAATCGGCCGATAGCGCATTGTATGAAGCGAAACAACAAGGACGTAATCGCGTTGCATTTTTTGCACCGGCCGCCGACCATCCTCAGAAAAATTAAGCGCTGACCACCTTTCTTGGTTCTTGACAATTACTGGCAAGACTGGCAGTCTTATTAATATAAAATTAAGTCCAGTAAGCATTAGAATTCGCTATTCAAAACGCCATGTTTTGGTAATTTTCGCAGAGCAATGCAGTATGATGCGACACCTTGCAATTATGCAACTTTTAGAGCAAAATTTAGCCTTCCCTTAGCGCTAACAATTTCCGGAAATTGCGTTGTCATGCCAAAAAAAAATCGCTCCGGTACGCTCTCCCTCAGAAATGCCATCGCCCTGGGCATAGCCCTAGGCATACTCTTGCCCGCCTTACTGATAGGCCCCTTGGTGGCACAACAAAGCTATACGGCGGAATACGATGTGCGGGTACGCGGTCCTTTGCGCCAATACGCCAGCATGCTAGAACAAACCATGGCACCGCTAGTCTGGAACGTCGACACCCAGGCCGCGCAAACCTTCATCAATTCGGTCATGCAAAATCCTGACGTGGTCAGCATCGTGGTAGAAGATGCCTCGTCTGGCAGTTTTGTGCGTGCCGATAGGCCAGAACGCGGTGGCGATGGTCTGATACGCGAAGTACGCGCAATTAAATGGAATGAAGTCTCGATAGGTAAAGTCACTATCAAGATGAGCGACAAACTGGTCAGGGCCGAATACCTACAAAGTATGTATAAACTGATCGCGGCATTATTGTTTCAGTTATTGATTTCCTTCGTACTGGTACTGCTGCTGTTTCAACGTCGCATCATGCACCCGGTGCGCCAACTGCAAGAGGATGTAGACCGGCTAGGCGAAGGTCAGCTCGAATATGCGGTACAAGCAGCGCGCGAAGATGAATTAGGGGATCTGGCACACGGAGTTGACGCGATGCGCCTAAAACTCGATGATCTCATCAAACAACAGGCGGCCTTGAATGCCAGCTTAGAGCAGCGCGTTACCGACCGCACTCTGGCCTTGCACACCTCGAATGCAGAGTTAGGCAGTACTTTAGAAAGTTTGCGCAATGCCCAAATGGAAATTCAACGCTCTGAACGTTTGGCTGCACTAGGTTCTTTAGTGGCCGGTGTCGCGCATGAACTCAATACCCCAATAGGCAATAGCGTCACCGTAGCCAGTACACTGCATGAACTGAGTGCCGAATTTAAAGAGAAGATGGAACATGGCTTAACCCGCTCCACGCTCACGAATTATGTCGACAGAAGCAGCCAAGCTTGCGATATTTTATTGCGCAATCTGACCATCGCAGATGATTTGATCGGTAGTTTTAAACGTGTTGCAGTTGATAGAACCAGTGCCCAGCGCCGCCAATTCATGCTCGATGAGGTGGTAAAAGAAACCTTGCTGACAATGGCGACCAGTTTCAAAGGGAATCTTCACGAGATAAAACTGGAGATACCGCCGGAAATTAAAATGGATTCCTACCCAGGACCTTTCGGACAAATTCTGAGTAACCTGGTCAATAATGCGATGTTGCACGCGTTTGCCGAGCATCCGCAAACGGAGCAAACAGGACAAGTCGTGATCACTGCTGAGCTGCTCAACGATACGCCAGACGAACAAGTACAACTGATAGTCAGCGACAATGGTTCGGGTATCGCGGAAGACAACTTAGGACGTATTTTCGATCCGTTTTTCACCACCAAACTCGGACGCGGTGGTAGCGGACTTGGCTTAAATATTGTCTACAACATAGTCAGTGATGTGCTCGGCGGCAGCATACGGGTAGAGAGTCGCCTGGGACTAGGTACGCGTTTCATCTTACGCCTACCGTTACACGCACCGAGTAGCGCCGAGAGCTCACCTTACCAACTAAGCTAAGCCTGCGCTGGCACTCCCGCCAGTGGTGGTATTTAGCTTCATTTCACACCAAAATTTTCACCTCATATTCCTATGAAAATAATACCCTTGGCACGAACTGCATTACTTCTAATCAGCAGCGCGGTATTCATCCTATCACTGAGCGCCTGTGCCAGTAGCAAGCAAGCGCCCTTAGCCACGGTGAGCTCGGTCGATCTGGCACGCTATCAGGGAAAATGGTATCAGGTGGCGTTACTACCAAATCGTTTTCAAGCCATGTGCGTGGCCGACACTCAGGCGGAATATCAGCCTGATGCTGACGCGATTCACGTCATCAACCGCTGTCGTAAAATCGATGGCAGTATAGAAATTGCTGAAGGTGTCGCAAAAGTAGTGCCGGAAAGTGGCAACAGCAAACTGCGCGTCAGCTTTTTCCGTCCGTTTTACGGCAATTATTGGATACTGGCCTTAGATCCCAACTACCAATGGGTCTTAGTCGGCGAACCTGGCAGAAAGTATGGCTGGGTATTATCACGCACGGCTGTTTTACCAGCAGCCACACTCAATACAATCTTAGATAAAGCGGCAAGCCTAGGCTACCAGCGCAGTGATTTCCACCTAAGTCCGCAGACAACGCCGCTTGATTAAACAGTGCTTTGGCAATAGCTAGAAAAAGTGTGATTGCGGGCGAACGTAAAGCAATACTTAAGCCGTTCGCCCGAAGCAGGCTTACCAGTTCAATTGACACGCCAGCGCCAGCAAAGCCAAGGCCAGTACAAAATACATCAGTTGTAGCGGTATCATCCATTTGGCCCAGGTAGTCCAGGGTATGCCAGCCAACGCCAATACACCCACCGTGATACCTGAAGTGGGGATCATCGGGGTGGTAAATTCACCGAACTGAAACGCCAGCACTGCAGTTTGGCGTGACACACCGACCAGATCAGCCAAGGGCGCCATAATCGGCATGGTGAGCGCGGCCTGGCCACTACCGGAGTGTATGAAAAAATTAATCACCGATTGAATCACAAACATCTTGTGCGCGGCAAAAACTGGGTTGGCTGACTGCACCAAGGGCATCAGGGAATACAACATGGTATCGATGATATGGGCGTCGCGCGCCAAGATCATGGTGCCACGCGCCAAAGCGATTACTAATGCGGTCGTCACCAGATCCTTGGCGCCTTGCATAAAAGCGCTGACAAACTCATCGCTACTCAAGCGGCCGACCACGCCGACTATGAGTGCCATCAGCAAAAACAAGGCAGCGATTTCATTGATAAACCAATCGTATTTCACTACGCCGACCACCATACCCGCCAGTGTCGCCAAAAATAACCACAACACCGCCTTGTGTACACGCGTCATGCCAGAAAATGCGGCTAGATCATTGCTTTGTAAATGCTTGCGTTTTTCCTCATCAATCTCAAATGTAGGACTGAGCGCGGGATTTTTCTTGATTCTAGCGGCATACCACATCAAAAAAACGATGGTCACTGAGGTCGCCAAAAACCAAACTAGTAACCTAAAGCCGATACCGGAAAACACCGGCACACCGGCAATTCCTTGCGCTATCCCTACGTTAAAAGGATTCAGAAATGCCGCCGCAAAACCAATTTGCGAACCGATAAATGGAATGGAGACGCCAACGATAGAGTCATAGCCCAGCGCCAGCGCCAGGGGAATAAAAATCATCACGAAAGGGATTGCTTCCTCTGCCATTCCGAAGGTGGCACCGCCCAGGGAGAACAAAGTAACGAAGATAGGAATGATTGTCGCCCTGACCAAGCGCGAATGGGTATGCGCCTTCGCCACCGATTTGATCATCGAGTCTATCGCTTCAGTTTTTTGCAAGACTGCAAAAGCACCGCCGACAATTAAAACGAAACCGATAATCAAAGCGGCCTCGACAAAGCCTTTAATTGGAGCCATCATCAGTGCCACCGGCCCTTGTGGATTGCTGGTGATGTAGTGAAACGAAGCTGGATTAATCAGACTTTTTCCATTGACAATGTGGGTTTCATATTTGCCGCCCGGTACCAGCCAGGTCGACAGTGCGATCAAGGCCAGCAAGGAAAACAACAAAACGAAGGTATTTGGCATTCTTATTTTTTTAAACACGGGTGTCTCCCTAGATACTGCAAATTCAAATTCAATTAAAACCGACGGAAAATACTCTTCGCTAGCAGCAATAGAAAACCACTGTCACTTAATTGAATATATTCCGACTGGCGATACAAGCAGCTCCCTACAAAGAAAGCAAATTACCGGTACGAAAAGCCTGCTCACCCGCTATTTTCGCCACCCGCATACCGCCTTGCGCATAGCGTCGCGCCACCCGGGCAAACAATATGCCCGACACAGTTGCCAGTAGCGGTGTTTGCTCGCCACTGAGAGGATCGACCAGATCACCAATACTTTCTCCAGCCGCTACCCACTCACCCACCGCCTTAGTGAATACCAAAATACCCGCATGCGCGGCCACGATAGGTTCCACCCCTTCTAAAGGTGTCGCCTTGCACAGGGCTTGCGGCATGATGGGTACTTCGCCCCCTATATGGCCAGCATGCTGTAAAAAGGCAATGATCGCGGCCGCATCGGAGCGCGCCAGTTCATGGCAAACTTCAGTTTCGCCACGCAACTCCACCGTAACCGCTAAGCAAGCCGAGGGAATAGGTATCCCTTCACCAAAATGCTGTGCGAGCTCCCACCAGTGACGCGAACAGGTTTCATCAAACGGATCATCACCAGACAAGACCGAGGTAAGTAGAGCTTGCGCCCCCAAATAGGCAGCTAGCGGCTGGGTCGCGGCCAGTAAAGGAGTACCGGTATACAAATGCATGACCGCCTGATTATCGCAATGCAGATCGAGCACGATGTCGGCATCGACCGCCAAAGTTTGCAAGGTTTTTTTAAGGTACTCAGTCTCACTGACTGCTTGCCATTGCTGCAGAATGCGCATCGCTTGTTGCCGGATCAGGCGCACGTTTTCTTTGGAATCGGCACCCAGCTGATCACCTAAGGCCGAGATTAATTGTGAGCTCAGATGGAGATAGCCACGATTAAAATTAATTCCGGTAGAGAGATCAAAACGTCCAAACGCAGCACCATGAATCTCCTGATCTAAGCCGATAGGATTGGCGATAGGCACCAACACGATTTCGCCAACAATCTCACCATCGGCTTCCAGTTGCTCCAATTGTTTGCGCAGGTACTGCATTACCAACATGCCAGGTATTTCGTCGGCATGTAAAGACGATTGGATATAGACTTTTTTTCCGCTGCTGGCATTGCCATAATGCAGGCTAATCAATTCGCGGGAGGTTCCCGAGCTTTTCACTGGTAGCAAGTGAGGTTGCGTACGCATACAGATGACACCTTCAAAATAGAAATGGAAAAATCAGGCTTTAGGATTCATGTTTGGCCTGGGCCACAACAAAA from Undibacterium parvum includes these protein-coding regions:
- the prpB gene encoding methylisocitrate lyase; its protein translation is MSQYSAGAAFRKAMQEESPLQVVGAINANHALLAKRAGFKAIYLSGGGVAAGSLGLPDLGISNLDDVLTDVRRITDVCDLPLLVDVDTGFGSSAFNVARTVKSMIKFGAAAIHIEDQVGAKRCGHRPGKEIVSKQEMVDRIKAAVDARTDENFVIMARTDALAVEGLESAIERALACVEAGADMIFPEAITELAMYKQFASAVKVPILANITEFGATPLYTVEELAAVDVGLVLYPLSAFRAMNKAAENVYGAIRRDGTQKNVVDTMQTRMELYERINYHDFEQKLDALFIQQKAK
- the prpR gene encoding propionate catabolism operon regulatory protein PrpR codes for the protein MKHSPPIIRDSRESNDKPVIWTVSISRLFDLFRDIMLEYDVSAEIEPIHLGFEEAAQYIRERLQTERCDAVIAAGSNGAYLKSRLPIPVIIAKASGFDVMQALARARQVSPEIGLVTYQETMPELVEFKNTFGFKLEQRTYVTEEDAKAQIRELKSSGIKAVVGAGLITDLAEEAGLTGIFMYSATSIRLAFDDALEIARITRLEAARGRQNPAAESLRARHSIKDLRGESETMQNLRHSIMLFAKSPATVLLQGETGTGKELAAQAIHSESPRARQAFVAVNCGALAESLLESELFGYEEGAFTGARRGGHAGLFETAHRGSLFLDEIGEMPLSLQTRLLRVLEEREVVRVGGVRPIPVDVRIISATHCDLESRMREGRFRTDLFYRLAVLRLHIPALRERQDDLVPLAVWCLKHALAAMGARPHPNLQAEVEACSELFRQYPWPGNVREMRNMMERLALFLAAEPLQALTPSFVAKITPEMLSIVNSTPPNIAPEEVQSLVAVMEKFNHNRERVAEYLGISRTTLWRRLAQLKNKNNMS
- a CDS encoding sensor histidine kinase, translating into MPKKNRSGTLSLRNAIALGIALGILLPALLIGPLVAQQSYTAEYDVRVRGPLRQYASMLEQTMAPLVWNVDTQAAQTFINSVMQNPDVVSIVVEDASSGSFVRADRPERGGDGLIREVRAIKWNEVSIGKVTIKMSDKLVRAEYLQSMYKLIAALLFQLLISFVLVLLLFQRRIMHPVRQLQEDVDRLGEGQLEYAVQAAREDELGDLAHGVDAMRLKLDDLIKQQAALNASLEQRVTDRTLALHTSNAELGSTLESLRNAQMEIQRSERLAALGSLVAGVAHELNTPIGNSVTVASTLHELSAEFKEKMEHGLTRSTLTNYVDRSSQACDILLRNLTIADDLIGSFKRVAVDRTSAQRRQFMLDEVVKETLLTMATSFKGNLHEIKLEIPPEIKMDSYPGPFGQILSNLVNNAMLHAFAEHPQTEQTGQVVITAELLNDTPDEQVQLIVSDNGSGIAEDNLGRIFDPFFTTKLGRGGSGLGLNIVYNIVSDVLGGSIRVESRLGLGTRFILRLPLHAPSSAESSPYQLS
- a CDS encoding response regulator transcription factor, with translation MNTEHTPKKLLIVDDSKVSRMVIKAHVLAKHEDWKIIEAASGDAAVLLVDQDTPDYCTMDINMPGILGTDAAEQILAKHPSMRIVIFSANIQESFQNRAMALGATFVAKPVTEKSIAHALAHFAGE
- a CDS encoding lipocalin family protein: MKIIPLARTALLLISSAVFILSLSACASSKQAPLATVSSVDLARYQGKWYQVALLPNRFQAMCVADTQAEYQPDADAIHVINRCRKIDGSIEIAEGVAKVVPESGNSKLRVSFFRPFYGNYWILALDPNYQWVLVGEPGRKYGWVLSRTAVLPAATLNTILDKAASLGYQRSDFHLSPQTTPLD
- a CDS encoding GGDEF domain-containing protein, with product MATTQLSGVNPADILKLISMGLIVVDSEENILLWNDWVAKSSGIPEDQALHKKITEAFKESPTPAFLSALRNSLSYGLPAVLSNALHRSPLALYAADADQEKQRIHQSIAITVLAQADGKRCCLIQISDSSNSIKREKMLRSHSEILKRDATTDSLTGIYNRRFFDEHYKMALGVSIRQKLPLSVFMVDIDFFKEYNDYYGHPQGDKALISVAQTLKAQLARATDVLARYGGEEFILILPNMPQDHALPFAERLRAAIWDASIPHLKSKIASQLSISIGVSTYDQINHGDVKSLVQSADSALYEAKQQGRNRVAFFAPAADHPQKN
- a CDS encoding chemotaxis protein CheC; this translates as MDSLSELHLDALTEVFNVGAGRAAASLSEIVGDEVKLSVPSIEVKKSSEADSSVIALNSARFGAVSQQFSGPFDAEAVLLFTEDHALEIVRDMMGSQMSIEELAEFEQEAMCELGNIILNACLSAMADMLSISLNSSLPTYRIATTEEIFKGISNSTDQPYILVLHIDLTIEKRHSEGHLIFLLSSKSLRNLVVQIDRFLGAI
- a CDS encoding YfcC family protein, with product MFKKIRMPNTFVLLFSLLALIALSTWLVPGGKYETHIVNGKSLINPASFHYITSNPQGPVALMMAPIKGFVEAALIIGFVLIVGGAFAVLQKTEAIDSMIKSVAKAHTHSRLVRATIIPIFVTLFSLGGATFGMAEEAIPFVMIFIPLALALGYDSIVGVSIPFIGSQIGFAAAFLNPFNVGIAQGIAGVPVFSGIGFRLLVWFLATSVTIVFLMWYAARIKKNPALSPTFEIDEEKRKHLQSNDLAAFSGMTRVHKAVLWLFLATLAGMVVGVVKYDWFINEIAALFLLMALIVGVVGRLSSDEFVSAFMQGAKDLVTTALVIALARGTMILARDAHIIDTMLYSLMPLVQSANPVFAAHKMFVIQSVINFFIHSGSGQAALTMPIMAPLADLVGVSRQTAVLAFQFGEFTTPMIPTSGITVGVLALAGIPWTTWAKWMIPLQLMYFVLALALLALACQLNW
- a CDS encoding succinylglutamate desuccinylase/aspartoacylase family protein: MRTQPHLLPVKSSGTSRELISLHYGNASSGKKVYIQSSLHADEIPGMLVMQYLRKQLEQLEADGEIVGEIVLVPIANPIGLDQEIHGAAFGRFDLSTGINFNRGYLHLSSQLISALGDQLGADSKENVRLIRQQAMRILQQWQAVSETEYLKKTLQTLAVDADIVLDLHCDNQAVMHLYTGTPLLAATQPLAAYLGAQALLTSVLSGDDPFDETCSRHWWELAQHFGEGIPIPSACLAVTVELRGETEVCHELARSDAAAIIAFLQHAGHIGGEVPIMPQALCKATPLEGVEPIVAAHAGILVFTKAVGEWVAAGESIGDLVDPLSGEQTPLLATVSGILFARVARRYAQGGMRVAKIAGEQAFRTGNLLSL